In Shewanella glacialimarina, the genomic stretch AAAAAGAGCCCTAGGGCTCTTTTTTTATATGTGTAATTTTGCTTATTTACTTATTAAGAACTGTAAAAAACTATTACTAACTATAAATGCAACTATTGCAATTGCTACGTTCCCCCTTGTTTTATAAACAATAATTTATAAATCTGTTGCGCAATGTCACACTTTCTATTCTAAGCTTATATAGTAGAGGCCAAAAAGATTGATTGGCAATAACGCCAATATTGCTTAATTCCTCGCCATTGTTGCCATCCCGGCATAGACGTCTAAGGGGCTTATTATGGGCATTTTCGAACATTACCAAAAACGTTACGAGAAAAAACTCGATGATGAATATACCTTAGAGCAATTCCTCGATATCTGTAAACAGGATAAAGGTGCCTACGTTTCAGCTGCAGAGCGGTTGTTAATGGCCATTGGTGCACCTGAAGTCATAGACACATCGAAAAACTCTGTCTTAAGTCGTATATTTTCCAATCGTCTAATCTCTCGCTACCCTGCTTTTAAAGATTTTTATGGCATGGAAGAAGCGATTGAACAAATTGTGTCTTACCTTAAGCATTCTGCTCAGGGCTTAGAAGAATCGAAGCAGATTTTATATTTATTAGGCCCTGTAGGTGGTGGTAAATCATCACTGGCAGAAAAGCTTAAATCCCTTATTCAACATATGCCTATCTATATTTTAAGCGCAAATGGCGTTCGTAGCCCAGTTAACGATCATCCATTCTGTTTGTTCGATTTGGATGAGGATGGCAGCATTTTACAACAGGAATATGCAATACCGCATCGCTATCTTAAAACCATCATGTCCCCTTGGGCGGTTAAACGGTTACATGAATTTGGCGGCGATATTAGCAAATTTAGAGTCGTTAAAGTCTACCCATCAATTCTAGATCAAATCGGAATAGCAAAAACCGAACCTGGCGATGAAAACAACCAAGATATTTCGGCACTCGTCGGTAAGGTAGACATTCGCCAATTAGAGCACTTTTCACAGGACGATGCTGATGCTTACGCCTATTCAGGCGCATTATGCCGAGCAAATCAAGGCATGATGGAATTTGTCGAAATGTTCAAAGCGCCGATAAAAGTGTTACACCCATTACTGACCGCCACACAGGAAGGTAACTATAACGGTACGGAAGGATTATCGGCTTTGCCCTACACAGGTATTATTCTGGCACACAGTAATGAATCAGAATGGACAACGTTTAGGAATAATAAAAACAACGAGGCCTTTTTAGACAGGGTTTATATCGTCAAAGTGCCCTACTGTTTACGTATTTCAGAAGAAATGGAAATTTACCAAAAACTGTTGTTCAATTCTGAGCTATCTCAGTCTCCTTGCGCCCCTGGCACACTGGAAACATTGGCCCAATTTAGTGTGTTATCTCGGATTAAAACGCCTGATAACTCCTCTGTTTACTCAAAAATGCGTGTTTATAACGGTGAAAGCTTAAAAGACACAGACCCTAAGGCAAAGTCGTATCAAGAATATCGTGACTATGCAGGTGTAGATGAAGGGATGAACGGTCTATCTACTCGTTTCGCGTTTAAAATTTTGTCTAAAGTGTTTAACTTTGACCATACCGAAATCGCCGCAAATCCGGTGCATTTATTTTATGTGCTTGAGAAGCAAATCGAACAAGAGCAATTCCCCAGTGAGGTAAGTGAACGTTACCTTGAGTTTTTAAAAGGCTATTTAATCCCTAAATACGTTGAGTTTATTGGCAAGGAAATTCAAACCGCTTATCTAGAGTCCTATTCCGAATATGGTCAAAACATATTTGATCGTTATGTAACCTATGCTGACTTTTGGATCCAGGATCAAGAGTATCGAGATCCTGAAACAGGACAACAATTTGACCGAGCATCACTCAATGCTGAGTTGGAAAAAATAGAGAAGCCAGCCGGAATTAGTAACCCTAAAGACTTCAGGAATGAAATTGTTAACTTTGTATTACGCGCCCGCGCTAATAATGAAGGCAATAATCCTTTGTGGACCAGTTACGAAAAACTGCGAACCGTGATTGAAAAGAAAATGTTCTCCAATACCGAAGACTTACTACCAGTGATTTCATTTAATGCCAAGACATCGAACGATGATCAACGCAAACATGATGATTTTGTTAATCGCATGATGGAGAAAGGCTATACCAAGAAACAGGTCAGATTGCTGTCGGAATGGTATTTACGCGTACGTAAATCATCATAACCCAACAACATAGGCTTTACTGAACAGTACTGGGATGTAAAGCCTGCATTTAGGCTTGGGAGGTGCGTATGGCTAACTTTATAGATAGACGATTAAATGCTAAAGGAAAAAGCACGGTTAATCGTCAACGATTTATTGAACGATATAAAACCCAAATAAAAAAAGCCGTCAGTGATGCAGTGACTAGACGCAGTGTGACTGATATTGATAAAGGAGAACAGATTAGTATTCCAACTCGGGATATTAGTGAACCATCGTTTAGACAAGGACAAGGTGGTAGCCGTGAAAGAATTCACCCAGGCAACGACCAATTTAATCGCGGCGATAAAATAGCCCGCCCTCAAGGTGGACAAGCAGGCGGCTCTGGTGACGGTGATGCTTCTGATTCTGGTGAAGGTCAGGAAGATTTTGTCTTTCAAATATCAAAAGATGAGTATCTTGAACTGTTATTTGAAGATTTAGAATTACCCAACTTACAGAAAAACCGCTTAAATAAATTGGTTGAGTATCAAACGTATCGTGCAGGATTTACCAATGATGGGGTACCTGCAAATATCAATATTATTCGTTCATTACGCTCATCTTTAGCCAGAAGAATAGCCATGAGCGGCAGTAAGAAAAAGCGACTTAACCTACTTGTGCAACAGCTTGCTGAACTTGAAAACACCCCCGGAGCCAAAGCCGAGCTTATTTTGGACTTAAAAGCTCAAATTGACATATTACAAAAACAAATTGCTAAAGTGCCTTTTATCGACACCTTTGATTTACGCTTCAACAATTACGCAAAGCGAGAAAAACCCTCAAGCCAAGCGGTGATGTTTTGCTTAATGGATGTCTCTGGTTCAATGGATCAGGCAACCAAAGATATGGCCAAGCGTTTTTATATCTTGCTGTATCTTTTTTTAACTCGTACGTATAAAAACCTCGAGGTGGTTTACATACGCCACCATACCCAAGCTAAAGAAGTCGATGAGCAGGAGTTTTTTTACTCCCAGGAAACCGGCGGCACAATAGTGTCGAGTGCTTTAAAATTAATGCATGAAATCCAACAAGCACGTTACCCCGCCAGTGAATGGAATATTTATGCCGCGCAAGCATCTGATGGTGACAATTGGTCAGACGATTCACCCGTGTGTAAAAACTTGCTTAGTCAGCATATTTTACCTTTAGTGAGGTACTTTAGTTACATTGAAATAACCCATAGACCTCACCAGAGTTTATGGCAGGAATATCAACAATTGCAACAAAGCTTCGATAATATAGCGGTACAAAATATTAAGCAAGTTGATGATATTTACCCGGTATTTAGAGAACTCTTTAAAAAACAAGCTGTATAGGAGGCACTATGGATACATCTTCCCGTTCGCCTTTAAGCGATGGTCCAGAGTGGACTTTTGACTTGTTACAGGCATACCTTCATGAAATTGAAGTGGCGGCTAAATTTTTTAAAATTGATGCTTACCCCAATCAAATTGAAATTATTACCGCAGAACAAATGATGGACGCCTATGCAGGAATTGGAATGCCTATCGGATATACCCATTGGTCATTTGGAAAACGTTTTATTGAAACAGAACAGGGTTACCGCCGCGGACAGATGGGACTGGCCTATGAAATAGTAATTAATTCTGATCCGTGTATCGCTTATTTAATGGAAGAAAATACCATTACTATGCAAGCGTTAGTGATGGCTCACGCCAATTTTGGGCACAATAGCTTTTTTAAAAATAACTATTTATTTAAAACCTGGACAGACGCGAGTTCAATTATTGATTATTTGGTTTTTGCTAAAAACTATATTCATCAATGCGAGCTAAAGCATGGCGTTGAGCAAGTAGAACTAACCATTGATTCATGCCACGCCTTAATGAATTACGGTGTAGATCGTTACAAACGTCCTTCTGAAATATCTTTTAGTGAGGAACAGGCTAGACAGGAAGAACGTGAGGCTTATTTACAAAGTCAAGTCAACGACCTGTGGCGCACAGTGCCCACCAGCAACCAAGAGCAAACCACTAAAAAAAGTAAACAATTTCCGTCAGAACCTCAAGAGAACCTTTTGTATTTTATTGAGAAAAATGCACCACTTCTAGAACCCTGGCAACGTGAGATAGTGCGCATTGTGAGAAAAATGGCACAATATTTTTATCCGCAAAAACAAACCCAGGTAATGAATGAAGGTTGGGCTACTTTTTGGCACTACACTATTTTAAATCGCTTATATGATACAGGAAAAGTCACCGACAGATTTATGCTGGAGTTTTTGCGCAGCCACACAGCAGTAGTAGCTCAACCTGCCTACAACAGCCCTTACTACAACGGCATAAACCCCTATGCTTTAGGTTTTAGTATGTTTGTTGATATTAGGCGTATTTGTGAAAACCCTACCGATGAGGATAAACTCTGGTTTCCAGATATTGCTGGCAGCGATTGGTTAACTACCCTGCACTTTGCAATGAAAAACTTTAAAGATGAAAGTTTTATCAGCCAGTATTTGTCGCCTAAAGTTATCCGCGATTTTAAATTGTTTGGCATATTAGATGATGAAAAACGTACAGAGTTAAATGTGTCAGCAATACATAATGAACAGGGTTATCAAGAAATTCGTCAAATGCTGTCGCAACAATATAACTTAGCGAATATTGAGCCTAACATTCAAGTACAACATGTCGACATTAATGGTGACCGTTCTCTAACTTTACGTTACACACCGCACAATGACATACCTTTAGCCAATAACCATGCCGAAGTATTGAAGCATTTACACCGATTATGGAAGTTTAAAGTCAGTATTGAACAAGTCGATCATGCTAATAAAGTGTCGGTTTTATCAAGCTGTCCGGATTCTAAAACTGATACTGGAGATCAAAAGAGCACTATATTCTCCCAATAGAATTCTTAACAAATAGTCTAGCCTTGTAAACAGATCCAATGTATCAGTCTCAATTACATCGATAAACATCAGCAACCTCTTCTCATCAATGGCCAGTAACTTGTTAATCAAAGTTGCTGGCCAGCTACTTTCGTGCAATCAATAAACTAATACTGTTATTAATATATTTATTGATAAAGTCGCTATTATAGTCACTAGCTGATTTATAATATTGAACCTCACACCGATCATTATTAGTACATTAAGTCAAACTTAACAAATATTAGTTATTCTCACCAATTATTTAACATTATAACTAGCTCTATAAATTCAACGAAGTCACCCGCAAACAAAATTTACGCTAAG encodes the following:
- a CDS encoding PrkA family serine protein kinase, producing MGIFEHYQKRYEKKLDDEYTLEQFLDICKQDKGAYVSAAERLLMAIGAPEVIDTSKNSVLSRIFSNRLISRYPAFKDFYGMEEAIEQIVSYLKHSAQGLEESKQILYLLGPVGGGKSSLAEKLKSLIQHMPIYILSANGVRSPVNDHPFCLFDLDEDGSILQQEYAIPHRYLKTIMSPWAVKRLHEFGGDISKFRVVKVYPSILDQIGIAKTEPGDENNQDISALVGKVDIRQLEHFSQDDADAYAYSGALCRANQGMMEFVEMFKAPIKVLHPLLTATQEGNYNGTEGLSALPYTGIILAHSNESEWTTFRNNKNNEAFLDRVYIVKVPYCLRISEEMEIYQKLLFNSELSQSPCAPGTLETLAQFSVLSRIKTPDNSSVYSKMRVYNGESLKDTDPKAKSYQEYRDYAGVDEGMNGLSTRFAFKILSKVFNFDHTEIAANPVHLFYVLEKQIEQEQFPSEVSERYLEFLKGYLIPKYVEFIGKEIQTAYLESYSEYGQNIFDRYVTYADFWIQDQEYRDPETGQQFDRASLNAELEKIEKPAGISNPKDFRNEIVNFVLRARANNEGNNPLWTSYEKLRTVIEKKMFSNTEDLLPVISFNAKTSNDDQRKHDDFVNRMMEKGYTKKQVRLLSEWYLRVRKSS
- a CDS encoding YeaH/YhbH family protein; amino-acid sequence: MANFIDRRLNAKGKSTVNRQRFIERYKTQIKKAVSDAVTRRSVTDIDKGEQISIPTRDISEPSFRQGQGGSRERIHPGNDQFNRGDKIARPQGGQAGGSGDGDASDSGEGQEDFVFQISKDEYLELLFEDLELPNLQKNRLNKLVEYQTYRAGFTNDGVPANINIIRSLRSSLARRIAMSGSKKKRLNLLVQQLAELENTPGAKAELILDLKAQIDILQKQIAKVPFIDTFDLRFNNYAKREKPSSQAVMFCLMDVSGSMDQATKDMAKRFYILLYLFLTRTYKNLEVVYIRHHTQAKEVDEQEFFYSQETGGTIVSSALKLMHEIQQARYPASEWNIYAAQASDGDNWSDDSPVCKNLLSQHILPLVRYFSYIEITHRPHQSLWQEYQQLQQSFDNIAVQNIKQVDDIYPVFRELFKKQAV
- a CDS encoding SpoVR family protein yields the protein MDTSSRSPLSDGPEWTFDLLQAYLHEIEVAAKFFKIDAYPNQIEIITAEQMMDAYAGIGMPIGYTHWSFGKRFIETEQGYRRGQMGLAYEIVINSDPCIAYLMEENTITMQALVMAHANFGHNSFFKNNYLFKTWTDASSIIDYLVFAKNYIHQCELKHGVEQVELTIDSCHALMNYGVDRYKRPSEISFSEEQARQEEREAYLQSQVNDLWRTVPTSNQEQTTKKSKQFPSEPQENLLYFIEKNAPLLEPWQREIVRIVRKMAQYFYPQKQTQVMNEGWATFWHYTILNRLYDTGKVTDRFMLEFLRSHTAVVAQPAYNSPYYNGINPYALGFSMFVDIRRICENPTDEDKLWFPDIAGSDWLTTLHFAMKNFKDESFISQYLSPKVIRDFKLFGILDDEKRTELNVSAIHNEQGYQEIRQMLSQQYNLANIEPNIQVQHVDINGDRSLTLRYTPHNDIPLANNHAEVLKHLHRLWKFKVSIEQVDHANKVSVLSSCPDSKTDTGDQKSTIFSQ